One window of the Peptacetobacter hiranonis genome contains the following:
- a CDS encoding YczE/YyaS/YitT family protein, protein MEKAKNSERVSLFRLIRLFAGFFIGATGTVFMINANIGVAPWDVLHIGISQMLGITIGQASIMVSLLVIILDQISGEYIGWGTVLNMIFFGLFIDLIMYLDFVPHTSGFLMSVSMVIIGLTLLSICMWWYIGAGMGSGPRDGMMLLFHRRTGKPIGLIRSCIEVIVLIIGYFLGGPVGVGTLLSAFGMGVVMRIVFKIVNFDAKEVKHQYIEFLISKEKRENIG, encoded by the coding sequence TTGGAAAAGGCTAAGAATAGTGAGAGAGTGAGTTTGTTTAGGCTCATTAGGTTATTTGCAGGATTTTTTATAGGTGCTACAGGTACGGTATTTATGATAAATGCAAATATTGGTGTTGCACCATGGGATGTGTTGCATATAGGTATTTCTCAAATGTTAGGAATTACTATAGGTCAGGCGTCTATTATGGTTTCTCTGTTGGTTATAATTTTGGACCAGATATCTGGAGAGTATATTGGATGGGGAACTGTTTTAAATATGATATTTTTTGGATTGTTCATAGATTTAATAATGTACTTAGATTTTGTTCCTCATACTAGTGGATTTTTAATGAGTGTTTCAATGGTAATAATAGGTCTTACACTACTTTCTATATGTATGTGGTGGTATATAGGAGCTGGAATGGGCTCAGGTCCGAGAGATGGTATGATGCTTTTATTCCATAGAAGAACAGGAAAACCTATTGGACTTATAAGAAGTTGTATAGAAGTAATAGTATTAATTATAGGGTACTTCCTTGGAGGACCTGTTGGAGTAGGGACTCTTTTAAGCGCATTTGGAATGGGTGTTGTTATGCGGATTGTTTTTAAAATAGTAAACTTTGATGCAAAAGAAGTAAAACATCAGTATATAGAATTTTTAATTTCTAAGGAAAAAAGAGAGAATATAGGATAA
- a CDS encoding tetratricopeptide repeat protein: MKYKIEKYLLKKTDELAFITLKADGDFKIKGYDIPAEGLDVPIKNEVLVKGIKDKTAQESLNSMSIADAMIYIMGIDSTFKYNEEYDKFIEALAKGLDLDLKAYMGYMSNKYFEIGEYTDSLIYMKSLVNKYPEDVNGLYHYAIICQQIAEQYKKDEDAKAVNDFLLDALDKLERVINIDPNFGLAYYQLGYHYYNQDQYIKSKLTWEEALKLDLDDDIVAEIQDNLGKMDYKVQYEEGYTLVLSGKCEEGLEKLLPLEDEFPDWWNLLFMIALGYKGMADIENAQKYFEKILVLRPTQVDTLVEMGLLEAQKYNLEGAIEYFEKAAKLRKEDPEILCNLGMAYFNNGNMDDAAYYIERAYELDPMDEVTNACLRELNKYR; encoded by the coding sequence ATGAAATATAAAATAGAAAAATACCTTCTTAAAAAGACAGATGAGCTTGCTTTTATAACTCTGAAAGCAGACGGAGATTTTAAGATAAAAGGATATGATATTCCAGCAGAAGGGCTTGACGTTCCAATAAAAAATGAGGTTCTTGTAAAAGGAATAAAAGACAAAACTGCTCAGGAAAGCTTAAACTCTATGTCTATAGCAGATGCAATGATTTATATAATGGGGATAGATTCTACATTCAAATACAATGAAGAATACGATAAATTTATAGAAGCACTTGCTAAGGGATTAGATTTAGATTTAAAAGCATATATGGGATATATGTCTAATAAATACTTTGAAATAGGTGAATACACAGATTCATTAATATATATGAAATCATTAGTAAATAAATATCCAGAAGATGTAAATGGATTATATCACTATGCTATAATTTGTCAGCAGATAGCAGAACAGTATAAAAAAGATGAAGATGCAAAAGCTGTAAATGACTTTTTACTTGATGCACTTGATAAATTAGAAAGAGTAATAAATATAGATCCAAACTTTGGTCTAGCTTATTATCAGTTAGGATATCATTACTACAATCAGGACCAGTATATAAAATCTAAATTAACTTGGGAAGAAGCTTTAAAATTAGACTTAGATGATGATATAGTAGCCGAAATTCAAGATAATTTAGGTAAGATGGACTATAAAGTTCAGTATGAAGAAGGGTATACTCTAGTTCTTTCTGGAAAATGTGAAGAAGGATTAGAAAAACTTCTTCCATTAGAAGATGAATTTCCAGATTGGTGGAACTTATTATTTATGATAGCACTTGGATATAAAGGTATGGCTGATATTGAAAATGCCCAGAAATACTTTGAAAAAATATTAGTGTTAAGACCAACTCAGGTTGATACTCTTGTTGAAATGGGACTTTTAGAAGCTCAGAAATACAACCTTGAAGGAGCTATAGAATACTTTGAAAAAGCTGCTAAGCTTAGAAAAGAAGACCCAGAGATACTTTGTAATCTAGGAATGGCATATTTCAACAATGGAAATATGGATGATGCAGCTTACTACATAGAAAGAGCTTATGAACTTGATCCAATGGATGAGGTTACAAATGCTTGTTTAAGAGAATTAAATAAATATAGATAA
- a CDS encoding B12-binding domain-containing radical SAM protein has translation MKILLTTLNSKFIHTNLAIRYLKEFAKDVQETEIREYTINNQADYILKDIYKGGYDAVFFSVYIWNVVDIMSLCENLKKVMPNLIIGLGGPEVSYDSENLMKEHKFIDYILYGEGEVTFRDVCLMLNGKMNAADIKGLVWRDGEKVVVNEERPYLQDLDLIPSPYDNMDPKEYENRIVYYESSRGCPFNCQYCLSSAIKGLRYFSLDRVKKDLKNLIDARVAQIKFIDRTFNAKKKTAMDIMKFLMENDNGFTTYHFEVTAHLIDDEMLEFLKDCKPGLFQFEIGVQSTDQNVLEACGRKDDFVKLSKVVKQIESYKNIHQHLDLIAGLPYEGYKGFEKSFNDVYNLEIEQLQLGFLKMIKGTGIRKMADMHGFEYKSYPPYEVLSNKYISYGEILKLKDIEEMVERYYNSGNFKMSMEFIVKRYYRESPFKFYEEFAEYHDSNGYFDAGQGKNQNYKILLDFYEERIGEDIELFRDILKYDYVSLGKTSNVPDFFVRNYPEDFKNRCHVFLQDDDNVKKYIPKHFDTPAKMIIKYVQFEPFRYDVEALKESIMINPEKIDNIVMFDYDISKIFEKSLSYRVEI, from the coding sequence TTGAAGATATTACTTACAACCCTTAACTCTAAATTTATTCATACAAATTTAGCGATAAGATATTTAAAAGAATTTGCAAAAGATGTACAGGAAACAGAAATAAGAGAATATACGATAAATAATCAGGCTGATTATATTTTAAAGGATATATACAAAGGTGGATATGATGCTGTATTTTTCTCTGTATATATTTGGAATGTTGTAGATATAATGAGCCTTTGCGAAAATTTAAAAAAGGTTATGCCTAATTTAATAATAGGTTTAGGTGGACCTGAGGTTAGTTACGACAGCGAAAACTTAATGAAAGAGCATAAATTTATAGACTATATTCTTTATGGCGAGGGTGAGGTTACATTTAGAGATGTTTGCTTAATGTTAAACGGCAAAATGAATGCAGCTGATATAAAAGGTCTTGTTTGGAGAGATGGAGAAAAAGTTGTAGTTAATGAAGAAAGACCTTATCTACAGGATTTAGATTTAATCCCTAGTCCATATGATAATATGGATCCTAAAGAATACGAAAATAGAATAGTTTACTATGAATCTTCAAGAGGATGTCCATTTAACTGTCAGTACTGCCTATCATCAGCAATTAAAGGTCTTAGATATTTTAGCTTGGATAGAGTTAAAAAAGATTTAAAAAATCTTATAGATGCCAGAGTTGCACAGATAAAGTTTATAGATAGAACATTCAATGCGAAGAAAAAAACTGCTATGGATATAATGAAATTCCTTATGGAAAATGATAATGGATTTACGACATATCATTTTGAGGTAACTGCTCATTTAATTGACGATGAGATGTTGGAATTCTTAAAAGACTGTAAGCCAGGTTTATTCCAGTTTGAAATAGGTGTTCAGTCTACAGACCAAAATGTACTTGAGGCATGTGGAAGAAAAGACGATTTTGTAAAATTATCTAAAGTTGTAAAACAGATAGAATCTTATAAAAATATACATCAGCACCTAGATTTAATAGCAGGTTTACCTTATGAAGGGTACAAAGGGTTTGAAAAATCATTTAATGATGTATATAATTTAGAAATCGAGCAGCTTCAGCTAGGATTTTTAAAGATGATTAAGGGAACTGGAATAAGAAAAATGGCTGATATGCATGGTTTTGAGTATAAATCATATCCTCCTTACGAGGTATTATCTAATAAATATATTTCTTATGGAGAAATATTAAAACTAAAAGATATAGAGGAAATGGTTGAAAGATACTACAACTCAGGAAACTTTAAAATGTCTATGGAATTTATTGTAAAGAGATATTATAGAGAGTCTCCATTCAAATTCTATGAAGAATTTGCTGAGTACCACGACTCAAATGGGTACTTTGATGCAGGTCAGGGAAAAAATCAGAACTATAAAATTTTATTAGATTTTTATGAAGAAAGAATTGGAGAGGATATAGAATTATTTAGAGATATTCTAAAATACGATTATGTATCTCTTGGAAAAACTAGCAATGTACCAGATTTCTTTGTTAGAAATTATCCTGAGGACTTTAAAAATAGATGTCATGTATTCCTTCAGGATGATGATAATGTTAAGAAGTATATTCCAAAACACTTCGATACTCCAGCTAAAATGATAATAAAATATGTTCAGTTTGAGCCATTTAGATACGATGTAGAGGCATTAAAAGAAAGTATTATGATAAATCCTGAAAAGATTGACAATATAGTGATGTTCGATTATGATATTTCAAAGATATTTGAAAAATCTCTATCCTATAGAGTGGAAATTTAG
- the argS gene encoding arginine--tRNA ligase, translated as MDFKLEVASALKEQIEDLTLEEIQSYIEIPPNKEMGDYAFPCFKLAKIFRKAPNMIAEDIAGKIEPKGSISKVVQLGGYVNFFVDKSKLAETVINKVLTEKENYGKSELGKGKTVVVDFSSPNIAKPFHIGHIRTTVIGNALYKIYNSQGYNMVRINHLGDYGTQFGKLIVAFKLWGDKETVESNPIPELLKLYVRFHDEAEVHPEMEDEARAWFTKLENGDEEAKALWQWFRDESLKEFSRVYDLLDIEFDSYAGESFYSDKMDRVIDLIKEKGLLEESEGTNIVNLDAYNLTPALITKKDGSTLYMTRDLAAAIYRKETYDFDKCLYVVGSQQALHFQQLFKVLELMGYEWSKDLVHVPFGMVALESGTMSTRKGRVVFLEDVLRQAIEKTKDIILTKNPNAENVDEIAKQVGVGAVVFQELSNSRIKDYTFSWDKTLSFDGETGPYVQYTHARCCAVLRKANEEVTSDIDYSLLSDEGSSEVLKVIESFNKCILASMKKNEPHIVTRFVLDLAQAFNKFYHDNPILVDDAELRKARLALVEATRQSIENGLALLGMHAPHKM; from the coding sequence ATGGATTTTAAATTAGAAGTAGCTTCTGCTTTAAAGGAACAGATAGAAGACCTTACTTTAGAAGAAATACAGAGCTATATAGAAATACCACCTAATAAAGAAATGGGAGATTATGCATTCCCTTGTTTTAAATTAGCTAAAATATTTAGAAAAGCGCCAAATATGATAGCTGAAGATATAGCAGGAAAGATAGAACCAAAAGGATCTATATCAAAAGTTGTTCAGCTAGGAGGATATGTGAACTTCTTCGTAGATAAATCAAAATTAGCTGAAACAGTTATAAACAAAGTTCTTACTGAAAAAGAAAACTACGGTAAAAGTGAATTAGGAAAAGGAAAAACTGTTGTAGTTGACTTCTCTTCTCCTAACATAGCAAAACCATTCCATATAGGGCATATAAGAACTACAGTTATAGGCAATGCACTATACAAAATATATAATTCTCAGGGATACAATATGGTTAGAATAAACCATCTTGGTGACTACGGAACACAGTTCGGTAAATTAATAGTAGCATTCAAATTATGGGGAGATAAAGAAACAGTAGAAAGCAACCCAATACCAGAATTATTAAAATTATACGTAAGATTCCACGATGAAGCTGAAGTACATCCAGAAATGGAAGATGAAGCTAGAGCATGGTTTACAAAATTAGAAAACGGTGATGAAGAAGCTAAAGCTTTATGGCAGTGGTTCAGAGATGAAAGTTTAAAAGAATTCTCAAGAGTTTACGACCTTTTAGATATAGAATTCGATTCATACGCAGGAGAAAGTTTCTATTCAGATAAAATGGATAGAGTAATAGATTTAATAAAAGAAAAAGGATTACTAGAAGAATCTGAAGGAACAAATATAGTAAATCTTGACGCATATAATTTAACTCCAGCTCTTATAACTAAAAAAGACGGTTCAACATTATATATGACAAGAGATTTAGCAGCTGCTATATACAGAAAAGAAACTTATGATTTCGATAAATGTTTATATGTAGTTGGTTCTCAGCAGGCACTTCACTTCCAGCAGTTATTCAAAGTACTAGAACTTATGGGATACGAATGGTCTAAAGACCTTGTTCACGTTCCATTTGGTATGGTTGCTCTTGAAAGTGGAACAATGTCTACTAGAAAAGGTAGAGTAGTATTCCTTGAAGACGTTTTAAGACAGGCAATAGAAAAAACTAAAGATATAATACTTACTAAGAATCCTAACGCTGAAAATGTTGATGAAATAGCTAAACAGGTAGGTGTAGGTGCAGTAGTATTCCAGGAATTATCAAACAGCAGAATAAAAGACTACACATTCTCTTGGGATAAAACACTTAGCTTTGATGGAGAAACTGGACCTTATGTACAGTACACTCACGCTAGATGTTGTGCAGTATTAAGAAAAGCTAACGAAGAGGTTACTTCTGATATAGATTACAGCCTACTTTCTGATGAAGGAAGCTCAGAAGTTCTAAAAGTTATAGAATCATTCAACAAATGTATACTTGCATCAATGAAGAAAAATGAGCCTCATATAGTAACAAGATTTGTACTAGATCTTGCTCAGGCATTCAATAAATTCTATCATGACAACCCAATACTTGTAGACGATGCAGAATTAAGAAAAGCAAGACTTGCTCTTGTTGAAGCTACAAGACAGTCAATAGAAAATGGTCTTGCATTATTAGGAATGCACGCACCACACAAAATGTAG
- a CDS encoding DUF523 domain-containing protein yields MVVVSACLVGENCKYSGGNNRNEAVLSYLEGKEYITICPECTGGLSTPREPAEIIGGEGKDVIDGNCKVISRVGVDVTKEYMKGARISLEEAKKYDAELAILKEGSPSCGVNKIHNGEFKGIKKVGKGVTAALFEMNGIRAISEKDLEQKRQK; encoded by the coding sequence ATGGTAGTTGTATCAGCTTGTTTAGTTGGAGAAAATTGTAAGTACAGTGGTGGAAATAATAGAAATGAGGCTGTTTTAAGTTATTTAGAGGGAAAGGAATACATAACTATTTGCCCAGAATGTACAGGAGGCCTTTCTACTCCAAGAGAGCCTGCAGAGATAATAGGTGGAGAAGGAAAAGATGTAATAGATGGAAATTGTAAGGTTATATCTAGAGTGGGAGTAGATGTTACAAAAGAGTATATGAAGGGTGCTCGGATTAGTTTAGAAGAGGCTAAAAAGTATGATGCTGAGTTGGCTATTTTAAAAGAAGGAAGTCCTTCTTGTGGCGTTAATAAAATACACAATGGAGAATTTAAAGGAATAAAGAAAGTTGGGAAAGGTGTAACTGCAGCATTATTTGAAATGAACGGAATAAGAGCTATTAGCGAGAAAGATTTAGAACAGAAAAGACAAAAATAA
- a CDS encoding endonuclease MutS2, producing the protein MDNKSFKVLEFDKIIEILKTKASSSLGLHKIENLEPSSDFEEVQYRLQETTEAQSILIKRGHVNLGGIHDVLDKVKRAEIGASLDPGSLLMVADTLRAARVLSNSLSGDGEEEDFNYPIIQSLATSLYIHREIEDAVYNAIVSEIEIADSASHTLRDIRRKIVQKNQSIRSKLNTIISSATYQKYLQDSIISMRGDRFVVPVKAEYRSVVAGIVHDQSSSGATLFIEPMSIVEMNNELRKLKLDEQEEIERILAELSKMIGEIAREIISNQEILEKIDFIFAKGKLSLEMKGIDPKLNKDKSFVIKNGRHPLLDPKKVIANTIYLGDEFHTLVITGPNTGGKTVTIKTVGLFALMTQSGLHIPADFGSSMCVYDNIFADIGDEQSIEQSLSTFSSHMTRIVSILDKVTEDSLVIFDELGAGTDPVEGAALAIAILEDVRMAGAKCIATTHYSELKNYALTKKGVENAAVEFDVETLSPTYRLLIGVPGKSNAFEISKKLGLSEFVINRAKEFINTENIELEDLLQNVEKNRIKAEEDRAEAEKLKTEIQMIRDAEAEKLEKLTNQKEKMMERARSEAFSITRQAKEEVDEIIKRLRELEQERASKEKNRQIEQLRKELTDSMGSLQPTVKSMIVPKVASKEIKNLKVGEDVKVITLNQEGTVVSADDKKKEAVVQIGIMKMTLPYKSLQRIKNQQQATVTKKTRSVIKAKSGRVKGEVDLRGMNLEEATLELEKYLDDATVAGLEQVTVIHGVGTGVLKTGLQDVLKKNKHVKKKRPGGYGEGGVGVTIVTLK; encoded by the coding sequence ATGGACAATAAATCATTTAAAGTTCTTGAGTTTGATAAAATAATAGAAATTTTAAAAACAAAAGCATCGTCATCTTTAGGACTTCATAAAATAGAAAATTTAGAACCAAGTTCTGATTTTGAAGAAGTACAGTATAGATTGCAAGAAACTACAGAGGCACAGTCTATTTTAATAAAGAGAGGACATGTAAACTTAGGTGGGATACACGATGTTTTAGATAAGGTAAAGAGAGCGGAAATAGGAGCATCACTTGATCCAGGAAGTTTATTAATGGTTGCTGATACGTTGAGAGCAGCTAGAGTATTATCTAATAGTTTATCTGGAGATGGGGAAGAAGAGGATTTTAACTATCCTATAATACAATCTCTTGCGACATCTCTTTACATACACAGGGAAATAGAAGACGCAGTATACAATGCCATAGTTAGTGAAATAGAGATTGCAGACAGTGCATCTCATACACTTAGGGATATAAGAAGAAAAATCGTACAGAAAAATCAGTCTATAAGATCAAAGCTAAATACTATAATATCTTCAGCTACATACCAGAAATACTTACAAGATAGTATTATTTCTATGAGAGGAGATAGATTTGTTGTTCCTGTAAAAGCGGAATATAGATCTGTTGTAGCTGGGATAGTACATGATCAATCTTCATCTGGTGCAACTTTATTCATTGAGCCAATGAGCATAGTTGAGATGAACAACGAGCTTAGAAAGTTAAAATTAGATGAGCAAGAAGAAATTGAAAGAATACTAGCTGAATTATCAAAGATGATAGGTGAAATAGCTAGAGAGATTATATCAAATCAAGAAATACTAGAAAAAATAGATTTTATATTTGCAAAAGGTAAACTTTCATTAGAAATGAAAGGTATAGATCCTAAGCTTAATAAGGACAAAAGCTTTGTAATAAAAAATGGACGTCATCCATTGCTAGATCCTAAAAAAGTTATTGCAAATACTATATATCTTGGAGATGAATTCCACACATTAGTTATAACAGGACCAAATACAGGTGGTAAAACAGTAACTATTAAAACGGTAGGTTTATTTGCGCTTATGACACAGAGTGGTCTACATATACCAGCTGATTTTGGAAGTAGTATGTGTGTATACGACAATATATTTGCAGATATAGGTGATGAGCAGAGTATAGAACAGAGTTTATCTACATTCTCATCTCATATGACTAGAATTGTATCTATATTAGATAAGGTTACAGAAGATTCTTTAGTAATATTTGACGAACTTGGAGCAGGAACAGATCCAGTAGAAGGTGCAGCACTTGCAATAGCAATACTAGAAGATGTTCGGATGGCAGGAGCAAAATGTATAGCTACTACTCATTACAGTGAACTTAAAAACTATGCCCTTACTAAAAAAGGTGTTGAAAATGCTGCGGTTGAGTTTGATGTTGAAACATTAAGTCCAACATATAGACTTCTTATCGGAGTGCCAGGAAAATCTAATGCCTTTGAAATATCGAAAAAATTAGGGCTTAGCGAATTTGTTATAAATAGAGCTAAAGAATTTATAAATACAGAAAATATAGAACTTGAAGACCTTCTTCAAAATGTAGAAAAGAATAGAATAAAAGCAGAAGAAGATAGAGCAGAAGCTGAAAAATTAAAAACTGAAATACAGATGATAAGAGATGCAGAGGCCGAAAAACTAGAAAAACTAACTAATCAGAAAGAAAAGATGATGGAAAGAGCTAGAAGTGAGGCATTCTCTATAACAAGACAGGCAAAAGAAGAAGTAGATGAAATAATAAAACGTCTTAGAGAATTAGAACAAGAAAGAGCATCTAAAGAAAAAAATAGACAGATTGAGCAGCTTAGAAAAGAATTGACGGATTCAATGGGAAGTCTACAGCCTACTGTTAAGAGCATGATAGTGCCTAAAGTAGCTTCAAAGGAGATTAAAAACTTAAAGGTTGGTGAAGATGTAAAAGTAATTACACTTAACCAGGAAGGTACAGTTGTTTCAGCTGATGATAAAAAGAAAGAAGCAGTTGTACAGATTGGTATAATGAAGATGACCCTACCATATAAGTCTCTTCAGAGAATTAAGAATCAGCAGCAGGCTACAGTTACTAAGAAAACTAGAAGTGTAATAAAAGCAAAATCAGGAAGAGTAAAAGGAGAAGTTGATTTAAGAGGAATGAATCTTGAAGAGGCAACTCTTGAACTTGAAAAGTATCTTGATGATGCTACAGTTGCAGGTTTAGAACAGGTAACTGTAATACATGGTGTTGGGACTGGAGTATTAAAGACAGGACTTCAGGATGTTCTTAAAAAGAATAAACATGTAAAGAAAAAAAGACCGGGTGGATACGGTGAAGGTGGCGTAGGTGTCACAATTGTAACATTAAAATAA
- a CDS encoding aminoacyl-histidine dipeptidase, with the protein MSNVLGHLEPKRVFENFEAMNQIPRASYHEEAVSNWLKEFGEKLGLETIQDKVGNIIIKKPATPGYENCPAVILQGHMDMVPVKGKGSNHNFDTDPIEMRIVDDMIYANNTTLGADNGIAIAMSLAILEDNTLKHPALEAVFTINEESGMDGAYALDTSLLKGKYLLNIDSEEEGCFTIGCAGGKTPLLTLDREYKEACSCKKALKFAVTDLLGGHSGQEIQLQRANATKLVVRMLTQLSVDFDLADLTGGTMHNAIPNHAEAVILVEDVDAVKAELEALYNKMRAEFAVSEPHMNLVFEDVSVEKVYTDEFKTKLLTLLAVLPHGVNSYTVNEDGTLDTSLPESSTNMAIVENVGDQVKVTFSIRSAKETIKEEIAKRVELLAAALGCKFEIIAGYPAWEVIPHSTIEKICTDSWVKITGKTPAIIAIHAGLECGLLLDKMEGVEAISIGPDMFDVHSEKEHLSIPSTKNCYEFVLDVLESMNQY; encoded by the coding sequence ATGTCAAATGTATTAGGACACTTAGAACCAAAAAGAGTTTTCGAAAACTTCGAAGCAATGAACCAGATACCAAGAGCTTCATATCATGAAGAAGCAGTTAGTAACTGGTTAAAAGAATTCGGTGAAAAATTAGGATTAGAAACTATCCAGGATAAAGTTGGTAACATAATAATCAAAAAACCAGCTACTCCAGGTTATGAAAATTGCCCAGCAGTTATACTTCAGGGACACATGGATATGGTTCCAGTTAAGGGAAAAGGATCTAACCACAATTTCGATACTGATCCAATAGAAATGAGAATAGTTGACGATATGATATACGCTAACAACACTACTCTTGGTGCTGACAACGGTATAGCAATAGCTATGTCTTTAGCTATATTAGAAGACAACACTTTAAAACACCCAGCTTTAGAAGCTGTATTCACTATAAATGAAGAAAGTGGTATGGACGGTGCTTATGCTCTAGATACTTCTTTATTAAAAGGTAAATACCTTCTAAACATAGACTCTGAAGAAGAAGGATGCTTCACTATAGGATGTGCTGGTGGTAAAACTCCACTTCTAACATTAGATAGAGAATACAAAGAAGCTTGCAGCTGCAAAAAAGCATTAAAATTCGCTGTTACTGATTTACTTGGTGGACATTCAGGACAGGAAATACAGTTACAGAGAGCTAATGCAACTAAATTAGTTGTAAGAATGTTAACTCAGCTTTCAGTTGATTTCGATTTAGCTGACTTAACTGGTGGTACTATGCACAATGCTATACCAAACCACGCTGAAGCTGTTATATTAGTAGAAGATGTTGATGCTGTTAAAGCTGAATTAGAAGCATTATACAACAAAATGAGAGCTGAATTCGCAGTTTCTGAACCTCATATGAACTTAGTATTTGAAGACGTTTCAGTTGAAAAAGTTTACACTGATGAATTCAAAACAAAATTATTAACATTATTAGCAGTATTACCACACGGTGTAAATTCTTACACAGTTAACGAAGATGGTACTTTAGATACTTCTCTTCCAGAAAGTTCAACAAACATGGCTATAGTTGAAAACGTTGGAGATCAGGTTAAAGTTACTTTCTCTATAAGAAGTGCTAAAGAAACTATAAAAGAAGAAATAGCTAAGAGAGTTGAATTACTTGCTGCTGCTTTAGGATGCAAATTCGAAATAATAGCAGGATACCCAGCTTGGGAAGTAATACCTCACTCTACTATAGAAAAAATATGTACAGATTCTTGGGTTAAAATAACTGGTAAAACTCCAGCTATAATAGCTATACATGCAGGACTTGAATGTGGTCTTCTTCTTGACAAAATGGAAGGTGTAGAAGCTATATCTATAGGACCTGATATGTTCGATGTTCACTCTGAAAAAGAACATTTAAGCATACCATCAACTAAAAACTGCTACGAATTCGTTCTAGATGTATTAGAATCTATGAACCAGTACTAA